One Skermanella sp. TT6 genomic window, AACCCGAAGGAGAGATCACTCTGCGTCAGCTGGGCGGTCACCACCAGATCGATGTCCGGCGCCGCCTGGTTGTCGCGGAACGCGAGAGACAGTTTGGCCAGTTCCAGGTCCTCTTGCGCCGTCATGATCTCCGGATGGCCGATCAGCGCGCGGTCGTAGGCGTCCGACGGCGGCTCGGGCACGGTTTCCGCCAGCAGCGCCTCCGCGTCGGCGGGGATCAGCACCATGTCGGGATCGGCCGACATCAGGGTGAGCAGGGAGTTGGAGCGCAAAAGGTACTGGGTCCAGGCTGCCTCCTCCCGCAGGGCGAAGGAGGCCAGTTCCTGCTGGATCTGGCCCAGTTCGTAGTTGGTCACCGTCCCGGAGCCGATCAGCCGCTCGACCCGGCCGCGCCGCTGGTCCAGGACGCTTTTCTGCTCGTTCAGGATCCGGATGTCCTGCAGGCTGCGGATCATGTCCCAGTAGAGTTGGAGCGCTTCGGCCAGCGTCGCGTTGCGGGCCGCCTGCTCGGCGAAGACGGCGCGGCGGCTGCCGCTGCGCGCGGCCTCCAGGCTGAAGTTCTCCGGTGATCCGACCCTGCCGAAGCCCTTGGTGTAGGGGAGCGGCATGGTCGCCGAGAGCGACGCCGAGCTGGTCCAGAACAGCTTTTCGCCCCAGCCGAATGGGTCGGTCGCCGAGATCGGCCGGGTCAGCGCCGGCGCCTGGGCGCCGGCCTTGCTGTTGTAGATGGAGCTCAACGACAGGCTGCCCTGGGCCCCGAAGGTGAACATCTTGGACATCTCGACCGTGGTGGTCAGCCGTTTGCCGGGGAGTCCCTTGATGCTGGCAGCTTCCTCCCGTTCCGAATATTCCGGCTCCTGGCCGCACAAGCCCGGGCCGACGCCGCCGTTGATCAGCCTGTCATCCTCGAAGACGCAAGGGACTTTCTCGCCGTCGACCTCCTCCACGGTTCCCGTGTTGCCCTGCACGAAATCCGGTATGCCGTCGCCGTCGTCGTCCCGGGTCAAGTCGGTCTCGGCGGTGCGGGGACGGCCGATCGTCTCGATCCGGTCCGCCGTCTTGTTGACGCTGAGGCTGACCGACGTGACGAGGTTCAGGTCGAAGGCGGCCTCCCTCTGGGTGATCTGCGTGCCCGCCGAAGCGATCGCCTCGCGCGCCGCCAGCAGGCCGAAATTCTCGCGCAGCAGGGTATCGGCGAGGATCCCCAGGGTGATCTCCCGCGGTGCGAGGCTGTCCAGCAGGCGCCGCACGCCTGTGGCCGACCCCGAGGCGGCGAGCCGGACCATGGCGACGGGGTCGAACCCGCCGCCTTCCATGGCCTGCGCATGGGCGGGGGCGACCAGGGTGAACGGCAGCAGGGCCAGAAACAGGCCTGGAAGAGCCTGATGCAACCTGATCAAACTCGCTCCACGGATTCTTCCAACAAGAGCTTGCATCAGCGCCTGGTTTCTCAAGCACAATGTGATCAGATCGGATTGATGACACTTCGTGAGGCGAACGGCAAGCCTTTGTAGGTAGACAAATTGATGCGTTTACGGGTAGATCTACCGAACCGGAGGGATAGGCGGCGCGATGCACATGCCGTTTCGGGTCCGATCCGTTCCGTCGACGATCGCGCCGCCCCACCTGCCCAACCACAAGCACCCGCGCGCCATGGACGATGATTACCGTCAGCCAAGTCCTTATTCCGCAGGGATTTTCGCCGACAGCAGCAGCGACCATATCAACGAATGCATCGCCCGGATCGAAGCCCTGAAGTTCAAGGTCCTCGGCAACTCAAGGTTGGCCGACTTCGAGCAGCATGAGTTCCTGAGCGAGCTGAACACCCTGCGGGCAGCCTATCTCCACCTCTGTACCCTGTCGCTGCCCGCGCCGGCTGCCCTGAACGAGCAGATGCGGCCGGCGGTCGGGTCCCGCGGCCGCGCGAACCTGGAACTGGAAGGAGTCCTGGGCGCCAACCACCAGATCGCGGCCAACCTGGACCGCATCGCGCGCATAGCCCCGTCCCAGCTTACCGTCCTGCTGGAGGGGGAGACCGGGTCCGGCAAGGAACTGTTCGCCCGGATCATCCATCTCAACAGCAAGCGCGACAAGTTCGTCGCCGTCAACTGCGGGGCGCTGCCCAGCGGCGTGATCGAATCCGAACTCTTCGGCCACTCGAAGGGCGCCTTCACCGGCGCCACGGCGGACCGCAAGGGCAGGTTCGAGGAGGCCAACGGCGGCACGATCTTCCTGGACGAGGTCGGGGAACTGGAGCCTCTCGCCCAGGTCAAGCTGCTGCGCACCCTGGATGTCGGCGAGATCCAGAGGGTCGGATCGGACAAGGTGACCAAGGTCGATGTCCGGGTCATCGCCGCGACCAATCGGAACCTGGAGCAGATGGTCAGCAACGGGACCTTCCGCGAGGACCTGTTCTTCCGCCTGAACATCTGCCACCTGCTGATCCCGCCGCTGCGGGAGCGGCGGGACGAGATCCAGCTGCTGCTGGAATATTTCATCCGAAAGGTCTGCGCCGACAACGGCATCCCGGTGCCGACCCTGGATCCGGAACTGAAGCGGTTCCTGGTGGAAACCTATCATTATCCAGGCAACATCCGGGAACTGCGGAACCTGGGCATGTACATCGCCCATATCTTCGACGGCCGTCCGGTACGCGTGGCGGACCTGCCCCAGCGCTACACCCGGGCGCACATCGATCCGGCGCCGGCGCATCCCGACGACGACCACCGCGTGGTTCGCGACCGGGCCGAGCGCAGCCATCTGAGCGAACTGCTGCTGCGCCACAGCGGCGACATCAAGGCGGTCTGCGCGGCCCTGGACCTGTCGCGCGCGCGCCTGTACCAGCTCCTCAAGAAGCACCATCTCCGCCCCGACGAGTTCCGCCAGCGCTGAGCCGGCCGGACTCACCGATCCCGCAGCCGGCCGGCAAGGTCCGCGACATGGGCGGCCAGGGCCCCCGCGAGGCAGAGCGCGACCCAGCCCCACCATCCGTCGCTCAGCGCCGCTCGGAGCGCCAGCATCAGGCAGGCGCCCGACGCCAGGTTGGGCAGGAGCGACCAGGCCAGCCGGGCTCGCCCCCGGCGCCTCATCCAGGCGAACAGCGCCGCCGCCTCGATCGCCACCATCACCAGGATGGCGTCGACGATCCGGCCGCCGGCGAAAAGCTCTTCCACGGCAAACGGCTCCCCGAAAAGGAAAGCGGCCCGGGAGTTTCCTCCCGGGCCGTCCTTCCGACTTCGCGACGGTCCGTGACCTTACGCGGCGGCCTTCGAGGCGATGACCTCGTCGGCAACGTTGCGCGGCACCGGATCGTAGTGGCTGAACTCCATCGTGAAGGTCGCACGGCCGGAGGTCATGCTGCGCAGGTCGCCGATGAAGCCGAACATCTCGGACAGCGGGACGTGCGCTTCGACCGCCAGGTTCATGCCGCGCTCGAACTGGCCCAGGATCAGGCCGCGGCGACGGTTCAGGTCGCCGATCACGTCGCCCAGGTGGTTCTCGGGGGTGACGACCTCGACCTTCATGATCGGCTCGAGCAGGACCGGGTTGGCCCGGCGGATCGCCTCGCGGAAGCAGGCCTTGGCCGCGATCTCGAACGCCAGCGCGCTGGAGTCGACGTCGTGGTACTTGCCGTCCACCAGGGTCGCCTTGAAGTCCACGGTCGGGAAACCGGCCAGGACGCCGTCTTCCTTCTGGACCTCGATGCCGCTGCCGACCGCCGGGATGTACTCGCGGGGCACGGCGCCGCCGACGATCGCGTCGACGAACTCGAAGCCCTCGCCGCGCTCCTTCGGCTCGAAGATGACCTTGACTTCGGCGAACTGGCCCGAACCGCCGGTCTGCTTCTTGTGGGTGTAGACGTGTTCGATCTTGCTGGTGATCGTCTCACGGTACGCCACCTGCGGACGGCCCACGACGGCTTCCACGCCGAACTCGGTGCGGATGCGGTCGATGGTGATCTCCAGGTGAAGCTCGCCCATGCCGCGCAGGATGGTCTGCCCGGTTTCCTTGTCCAGCTCCAGGCGGAGCGAGGGGTCGGCGCGGACCATCTTGCCCAGCGCGGTGCCCAGCTTCTCCTGGTCGCCCTTGGCCTTCGGCTCGACCGACACGCTGATGACGGGGTCGGGGAACTTCATGCGCTCCAGGATGACCGGGCTGGCCGGATCGCACAGGGTGTCGCCGGTCTCGGTCTCGGCCAGCGAGACGAAGGCGATGATGTCGCCCGCGCGGCATTCCTCGATCGCGTTGGTATCCTTGGCGTAGACCTCGACCATGCGGCCGATGCGCTCGCGCTTGCCGCGGGTCGAGTTCAGCAGGGTCATGCCCTTGGCCGCCACGCCGGAATAGACGCGGGCGAAGGTCAGCGCGCCGAACTGGTTGTTGATCACCTTGAAGGCCAGCGCGGAGAACGGCTCGTCGTCCGAGCAGATACGCTCGCCGACGACTTCGCCTTCCTCGTTGACGGTCTTGATCGCCTCGACGTCGGTCGGGGAGGGCAGGTACCAGACCACGGCGTCCAGCATCTGCGGCACGCCCTTGTTCTTGAACGAGCTACCCGCGATGACCGGGGTAAAGGCGCTGCTGACGGTGCCCTTGCGGATGCACTTGCGGAGGACGTCGACCGACGGGTCCTCGCCGCTGTCCAGGTAGGCTTCCATGGCCGCGTCGTCCTGCTCGAGCGCGGTGTCGATCAGTTCCTGGCGGTACTTCGGGATGTCCCGGAGGATGTCGAGGTCTTCCTTGACGTCGATCTTCAGCTTGGCCGCGAGATCGTCGGTGATCTCCCACTCTTCCCACTGGGCGTCCTTCTCGTCCGAGAACCAGACGAGCGCCTTCATGGTGACGAGATCGATCAGGCCGCGGAAGTTGTCCTCCGAGCCGATCGGCAGCGACAGGATCATCGGGCGGGCGCCCAGACGGTTGATGATCATGTCGACGCAGCGGCGGAAGTTGGCGCCGGAACGGTCCATCTTGTTGACGTAGCACATGCGCGGGACGTTGTAGTTGTCCGCGAGGCGCCAGTTCGTCTCCGACTGCGGCTCGACGCCGGCGACGCCGTCGAACACCACCACGGCACCGTCGAGCACGCGCAGCGAACGATTCACCTCGATCGTGAAGTCGACGTGGCCCGGGGTGTCGATCACGTTGATCTGGTGATCCTTCCAGAACACGGTCACGGCCGCGCTCTGGATGGTGATGCCGCGCTTCTGCTCCTGCTCCATGTAATCGGTGGTGGCGGCACCGTCGTGCACCTCACCGATCTTGTAGCTGCGGCCCGTGTAATAAAGGATGCGCTCCGTCGTGGTGGTCTTGCCGGCATCGACGTGGGCGATGATGCCGATGTTGCGCATGTCCTTGAGTGGCGTTCTGCGTGCCATGAGTACTATTCCTGAGCCAGTCTCGACCGACGCCGAGACGTCGGAGGATAACCCCGGCTTTATGGGTTGGAGTTCGCCGACCGCGACCGTCCACCTTCCATCGGGGAAGCGGGCAGGGGCGGCAGTTGCGCGCTCAGGCGGCCGGGTCGGATGACCCGCCGCCATTGCACTGTCCTATACAGGAAATTTGGTACCGAAAATATGGCAGTGACCTCAAAAAGGTAAGTGCGACATTTCGTCTCTCCCCTCCGAAGGACGGTTCCGGAAAATTTCCACATAGTGTCGGCGCGGCGCAACACCAGCCATGAAACCGCGGAATCTGTCCGAAGTTGTCCCGTCAGGCGTCTTTCCTGTTGACTATGCTAAACGATTTCATGCAGTTATCCCGATTGCCCAAAATATAGGCAACGCTTCGAGACCCCTGTCCTGAGCGAAGGACGCACACTTCTCCCGTGACTTTCCCACAAGGTTATCCACAGGAACTGGGGAAATCATGCCCGCGCGGGCAGCCATTGCGCGGCTCTGCGGCACGGATCATTAGGAGCAGGAAGCCACGACTCGATACTCCCAACTATATCGCCATCGGTTGACTTTCCATGCCTCGGGCGCGGGACGCGCGAAGCGCCGGATGAACCGCAGAACGGTGACCAACCCATGAAGAACAGGTTAATGTGTAGAAAAACCTATAATCCGATCTCTGTCCTGCGCCGATGCTCTCAGCTTATCTTCCTATCCCCCTATTGCCGTTCCGCCCGACGCTCTTCATGCATCTCACGGGAAAAATACGGGATCTGCAGAATCGCATTGCCCATCACCTGCAAGTTCGCAGTTAGCATCCGCATCATGAAAATTCATCATGATCGCATCGCTGGGGAACTTTCCCTGTTCTCAGTGCCGAAGCGGCCGCCGGGCGATATCGGCTTCCGGCCCCGCGCTTGGGTGCGTGCCGCGGACGAGTTCGCAGCGCGTCGCCGGGCACGCCATTTACCCGGTCTTCCATCCGACGTTAAAAATACTCAACACAAGGCCGTTTGAGATTCCGAACGGATCCTTCGGGCCATGGCGCCTGCGGGACCCGGGCCTGCGGCAGCGTACCTCTTTTTTGAGCGGTCCATCCGCTTCGTATTCGCACACCATGCGACTGCTTTGGGTTCTACTGGAATTCAGGCATGCGCCAGGGAGAACGCGATGCTCAAGCTAGGAACCAGGGTCGGGTACGGAGATCAGGTCGGTCGTATCGTGGGGCGGACCATCGAACTGCAACCCAAGTACGACATCATGCTCGCCAACGGCACCATCCGCTCCTATGTGCGGGAGGTGGACCTCGTGCTCGTCCCGCTGCCGTCCGACAGGCCACTGGTCGGCGAGACCCGCGGGCCTATGTCGATGCGGCGGAACGACGTGAACGAAGAGGAGCGGGATGCGGATCCTGATCGTGGAAGATGATGGTCTGCTGGCCGCGAAGCTGGGGCTGACGCTGGAGGATGGCGGGCACGAGGTCGTCGGCTACGCCACGACCGTGAAGGCGGCCATGGACCTTGCGCAGCGGCACCGCCCGGCCCTGACCCTGATGGATATCGATCTCGGGCCGGGAGGAAGCGGCATCGCCGCGGCCCGGGGCATGAAGAAGCATTTCGGGCTGGTTTCGCTGTTCGTCACCGAACAGCCGGACAGGGCCAGGCTGGCCGCCGACGCCGCCCTGGGCTTCCTGGCGAAGCCTTATGCGGCAGGTGCCGTCCTGCACAGCATCCGGGTCGCGGCATCGATCATGGCAAACGAGCCGCCGGACGAGCTGCCCGACGGCCTGATGCTGTTCACGGAAGCTGGAATGGTACGGGCCGATCCGTAAGGCGGCGTCTCGCCTGGACGGGGCCGCTCAGGCCGCCATGCGCTCGGCCGCGGCACGCCGGCTCAGGCGGAGCCGGGCGATCATGGCCTCGATGGTTTCCCGTTCGACCGCGTCGCGGCGCATGACGAGCTGGATGATCGGATCGTTCAGCAGATCGTTCAGTGAGGGTTCTTTACGCGGATTGCCGGTCATGACGTTTCTCCCCCTTGGGCGCGCAGTTCGTAGACTAGCGCATTCGCCTTACTGGCGCTTTGCACCTTTATGAACCAAATGCTACTCCATGTCCGCAGCGCTTACGAGAGTGATCTTTCGAGTAGCGAACCAATAAATTGACAGGAAGTCTTGGCGAGTACAAGACAAATTCCCTGCTGTTTTGCTTTGCTTCGACTGGTATTACCGCATTCCTCTTCGCAACCGCAAAAAAGCCAACTCATGCGCCGTCGCGCTCGTAAGCTTCGCTGCGTGAAGACACCAGCACGTCGCGCTTGCCCACATGATTGGCCGAGCTGACGATCCCTTCTGCCTCCATACGGTCCACCAGCCGGGCCGAGCGGTTGTAGCCGATTTGCAGGCAGCGCTGGATGAAGCTGACCGAGGCTTTGCGCTCGCGGGTCACAAGGGCGACCGCATGCTCGTACAGCTCGTCGTCGCTGCCGGTGAACGGGGCGGCGCCTTCCTCCGGAGCGGGGGAGGGGGCCTCCTCGTCGTCGCCGGCGCTGTCGTCGTCCTCCGTGATGGAATGGAGATAGTCGGGGGAGCCCTGTTCCTTCAGGTGACGGACGACGTCCTCCACCTCCTCGTCGGTGACGAAGGGTCCGTGGACGCGGGTGATGCGGCCGCCGCCGGCCATGTAGAGCATGTCGCCCTGGCCGAGCAGCTGCTCGGCGCCCTGTTCGCCCAGGATGGTGCGGCTGTCGATCTTGCTGGTGACCTGGAAGCTGATGCGGGTCGGGAAGTTGGCCTTGATGGTGCCGGTGATCACGTCGACCGACGGCCGCTGGGTCGCCATGATCAGGTGGATGCCGGCGGCCCGCGCCATCTGCGCCAGACGCTGGATCGCCGCCTCGATGTCCTTGCCCGCCACCAGCATCAGGTCGGCCATCTCGTCCACCACCACCACGATGTAGGGCAGGGACTTCAGTTCCATCGGCTGTTCCTCGAAGATCGGCTGGCGCTTGGCCTTGTCGTAGCCGACCTGGACCTGACGGAACACCTGCTCGCCCGTCTGCAGCAACTCCGCGATGCGCTGGTTGTACCCTTCGATGTTGCGGACGCCGAACTTGGCCATGGCGCGGTAGCGGCTCTCCATCTCGCGCACGGCCCATTTCAGGGCGACGATCGCCTTCTTCGGATCGGTCACCACGGGGGCCAGCAGGTGCGGGATGCCGTCATAGACCGACAGCTCCAGCATCTTGGGATCAACCATGATGAACCTGCACTTCTCCGGCGGCAGGCGGTAGAGCAGCGACAGGATCATGGTATTGATGCAGACGGACTTTCCCGACCCGGTGGTGCCGGCGATCAGCAGGTGCGGCATGCGCGCCAGGTCGACCACGATCGGCGTGCCGCCGATGTCCTTCCCCAGCACCAGCGCCAGCTTGGCCGGGGTCTGCTGATAGGCGTCGCAGTCCAGCATCTCGCGCAGGAAGACCTTCTCCCGCGTCGGGTTGGGCAGCTCGATGCCGATCACGCTGCGGCCGGGCACCACCGCGATGCGGACGGTCAGCGCCCGCATGGACCGGGCTATGTCCTCCGCCAGATTGATCACGCGCGACGACTTCAGGCCGGGGGCCGGCTCCAGCTCGTACAAGGTGACGACGGGACCGGGCCGCACCTCCATGATCTCGCCGCGCACGCCGAAATTCTTGAGCACCGTTTCCAGGTTGCGGGCGTTGTGGGCGAGCGAGGTCTCGTCCATGGTCGCCTTGTCGGTCGGCGGGGCCGGCTGCAGCAGGTCGACCGGCGGCAGCTCGTAGGGCGCGTTCGGATCGCGGGGGGCGGCTTCGGAGAACTCCCCGTCCTCGGCCGCGTCGCCTTCCATGCCGAAGCCGTCGGCATCGCCGTCGGCGTCCTGGCCGACCATGGGCGCCCTGGCGGTCGCCTCGCCCCATTCGACGCCGGCGAGGAAGGCATTGGCGGCGATGACCGCGAACAGCTCCTCCTGCTGCCCGGTGCCATAGGCGATGGTCGCGTTCGGTCGGCCCGGATTGATTTCCAAGACCCATTCGACCGCGCCGTCGGACCATTCGTCCAGGAGGAGCCTGAACGGCTGGCTGTTCATGGCACAGCTCAGGTTGAACTCCTGGGCGGTCGTAATGTCGGAATTAGCCGCATCGATGGGCAGACGGCTTTCCTGCTGAGTCATGGTCTGGTCCAAACACCTGGAATAGTGAATAGGGAAACGCCGGCGGCCGGTCCCCCGTGCCGCATCCTAACGCCGCTCCGTCTCCCAATGGTAAATCTTCGTCAATACTCGGCCCGCAAGCGGCCGAATTTCCGCCGGCCCTCAGTACGCCCTGGGAGCACCCGTGGCGACGGGATGGGGCCGGTCGAGCTTGTAGGCGCCGACGAGCAGCTTGCCCACGGTGGAGCCGTCCTCGGTCAGCGGGAGCACGAGCCGTTCCCAAGTCGAGGGAACGCCGTCGAAGTCGGCGGAATAGACGCGGGCGACCGGTCGGACCTCCGTCCGGACGCGGTCGTATTCCGCGCGCAGGATGTCGCCCTGGGGCTCGGGCAGGCGCGCGATCGACTGCCCGACCCGATCCCCGCCGAAGGAGTCCGAGAAGGACTGGCCATAATAGGAATAGACGAAGTCCGAATTGCGGATCACGTCCATGATCAGCAGGTTGCCCAGCCAGGGCCGCAGTCCAATCGGGTTCAGCGCCGATGCCAGCGGCAGAGGAGCCCCGGCGCATTGCTCCAGCCAGAAGGCGTACAGGCTGAGCAGCTTGGGATGGCGAAGGACGAGGGTTTCGTCGGTCATGTCGATATGCGCTGCCCCACGTCAGCGGGTGATGGTCGGGAACATGAAGTCGGCCGGAGCCCCGCGTGACGACAGCCGACTGGGAAATCCGCCCATCGGGGTCGTACCCGGCGGGCCGAACCCTTGCGGGCATGCGTCGACGGGCGGGGGGTTGCCCGGTCGCCCTAC contains:
- a CDS encoding TolC family protein, with product MIRLHQALPGLFLALLPFTLVAPAHAQAMEGGGFDPVAMVRLAASGSATGVRRLLDSLAPREITLGILADTLLRENFGLLAAREAIASAGTQITQREAAFDLNLVTSVSLSVNKTADRIETIGRPRTAETDLTRDDDGDGIPDFVQGNTGTVEEVDGEKVPCVFEDDRLINGGVGPGLCGQEPEYSEREEAASIKGLPGKRLTTTVEMSKMFTFGAQGSLSLSSIYNSKAGAQAPALTRPISATDPFGWGEKLFWTSSASLSATMPLPYTKGFGRVGSPENFSLEAARSGSRRAVFAEQAARNATLAEALQLYWDMIRSLQDIRILNEQKSVLDQRRGRVERLIGSGTVTNYELGQIQQELASFALREEAAWTQYLLRSNSLLTLMSADPDMVLIPADAEALLAETVPEPPSDAYDRALIGHPEIMTAQEDLELAKLSLAFRDNQAAPDIDLVVTAQLTQSDLSFGFGNPADALMNLTKPDKTNIFIGVRYLYPLGNQAARAALSRARTDERNAFDRARQTRQKIVNSVDRALADIRGAQSLMLVSRGDMELAGFAYERIVDERERGLATEFEVVNRYQDVLAARLNEANARVEMHKARIRLSAAQGTLEEELSR
- a CDS encoding sigma-54 interaction domain-containing protein, whose amino-acid sequence is MHMPFRVRSVPSTIAPPHLPNHKHPRAMDDDYRQPSPYSAGIFADSSSDHINECIARIEALKFKVLGNSRLADFEQHEFLSELNTLRAAYLHLCTLSLPAPAALNEQMRPAVGSRGRANLELEGVLGANHQIAANLDRIARIAPSQLTVLLEGETGSGKELFARIIHLNSKRDKFVAVNCGALPSGVIESELFGHSKGAFTGATADRKGRFEEANGGTIFLDEVGELEPLAQVKLLRTLDVGEIQRVGSDKVTKVDVRVIAATNRNLEQMVSNGTFREDLFFRLNICHLLIPPLRERRDEIQLLLEYFIRKVCADNGIPVPTLDPELKRFLVETYHYPGNIRELRNLGMYIAHIFDGRPVRVADLPQRYTRAHIDPAPAHPDDDHRVVRDRAERSHLSELLLRHSGDIKAVCAALDLSRARLYQLLKKHHLRPDEFRQR
- the fusA gene encoding elongation factor G, yielding MARRTPLKDMRNIGIIAHVDAGKTTTTERILYYTGRSYKIGEVHDGAATTDYMEQEQKRGITIQSAAVTVFWKDHQINVIDTPGHVDFTIEVNRSLRVLDGAVVVFDGVAGVEPQSETNWRLADNYNVPRMCYVNKMDRSGANFRRCVDMIINRLGARPMILSLPIGSEDNFRGLIDLVTMKALVWFSDEKDAQWEEWEITDDLAAKLKIDVKEDLDILRDIPKYRQELIDTALEQDDAAMEAYLDSGEDPSVDVLRKCIRKGTVSSAFTPVIAGSSFKNKGVPQMLDAVVWYLPSPTDVEAIKTVNEEGEVVGERICSDDEPFSALAFKVINNQFGALTFARVYSGVAAKGMTLLNSTRGKRERIGRMVEVYAKDTNAIEECRAGDIIAFVSLAETETGDTLCDPASPVILERMKFPDPVISVSVEPKAKGDQEKLGTALGKMVRADPSLRLELDKETGQTILRGMGELHLEITIDRIRTEFGVEAVVGRPQVAYRETITSKIEHVYTHKKQTGGSGQFAEVKVIFEPKERGEGFEFVDAIVGGAVPREYIPAVGSGIEVQKEDGVLAGFPTVDFKATLVDGKYHDVDSSALAFEIAAKACFREAIRRANPVLLEPIMKVEVVTPENHLGDVIGDLNRRRGLILGQFERGMNLAVEAHVPLSEMFGFIGDLRSMTSGRATFTMEFSHYDPVPRNVADEVIASKAAA
- a CDS encoding response regulator: MEDDGLLAAKLGLTLEDGGHEVVGYATTVKAAMDLAQRHRPALTLMDIDLGPGGSGIAAARGMKKHFGLVSLFVTEQPDRARLAADAALGFLAKPYAAGAVLHSIRVAASIMANEPPDELPDGLMLFTEAGMVRADP
- a CDS encoding DNA translocase FtsK, encoding MTQQESRLPIDAANSDITTAQEFNLSCAMNSQPFRLLLDEWSDGAVEWVLEINPGRPNATIAYGTGQQEELFAVIAANAFLAGVEWGEATARAPMVGQDADGDADGFGMEGDAAEDGEFSEAAPRDPNAPYELPPVDLLQPAPPTDKATMDETSLAHNARNLETVLKNFGVRGEIMEVRPGPVVTLYELEPAPGLKSSRVINLAEDIARSMRALTVRIAVVPGRSVIGIELPNPTREKVFLREMLDCDAYQQTPAKLALVLGKDIGGTPIVVDLARMPHLLIAGTTGSGKSVCINTMILSLLYRLPPEKCRFIMVDPKMLELSVYDGIPHLLAPVVTDPKKAIVALKWAVREMESRYRAMAKFGVRNIEGYNQRIAELLQTGEQVFRQVQVGYDKAKRQPIFEEQPMELKSLPYIVVVVDEMADLMLVAGKDIEAAIQRLAQMARAAGIHLIMATQRPSVDVITGTIKANFPTRISFQVTSKIDSRTILGEQGAEQLLGQGDMLYMAGGGRITRVHGPFVTDEEVEDVVRHLKEQGSPDYLHSITEDDDSAGDDEEAPSPAPEEGAAPFTGSDDELYEHAVALVTRERKASVSFIQRCLQIGYNRSARLVDRMEAEGIVSSANHVGKRDVLVSSRSEAYERDGA
- a CDS encoding PAS domain-containing protein; the encoded protein is MTDETLVLRHPKLLSLYAFWLEQCAGAPLPLASALNPIGLRPWLGNLLIMDVIRNSDFVYSYYGQSFSDSFGGDRVGQSIARLPEPQGDILRAEYDRVRTEVRPVARVYSADFDGVPSTWERLVLPLTEDGSTVGKLLVGAYKLDRPHPVATGAPRAY